A window from Aerococcus sp. Group 1 encodes these proteins:
- a CDS encoding metal ABC transporter solute-binding protein, Zn/Mn family, giving the protein MLLLALLVLTGACTKNTGDKEVKGLNIVTSFYPIYEMTRAVSGDLNTVQMIQSGAGIHSFEPSANDIAAIEKADVFVYHSRTLEGWAKNLKENLKDSPVKVIEGSEDLTLDKVPGLEDLDPGQEVDEKTLYDPHSWLDPILVGQEAQSIAKQLSAIDPDHAVIYQKNADDYQAQAQDLVDKYQDQFKGLKQKTFVTQHTAFSYLANRFGLRQLGISGISPDQEPSAQQMAEIQDFVKNYQVKTIFVEPQVSTKIAEVISQATGAQLDTLSPLEADPQNDKGLLGNIEMNLQTLLKHLQEDKK; this is encoded by the coding sequence ATGCTTTTACTCGCTTTATTAGTGCTTACTGGTGCTTGTACGAAGAATACTGGGGATAAGGAAGTCAAGGGGCTAAATATTGTCACCAGTTTTTACCCAATTTATGAAATGACCCGGGCGGTTTCGGGAGACTTGAATACGGTTCAAATGATTCAAAGTGGAGCCGGTATTCATTCCTTTGAACCCTCAGCCAATGATATTGCTGCCATTGAAAAGGCAGATGTCTTCGTTTATCATTCGCGGACCTTGGAAGGCTGGGCCAAGAACCTTAAGGAAAATCTGAAAGATTCTCCAGTCAAAGTTATCGAAGGATCAGAAGACTTAACTCTAGACAAGGTCCCTGGATTAGAAGACCTCGACCCTGGTCAAGAAGTCGATGAAAAAACGCTTTATGATCCCCACTCCTGGCTTGATCCGATTCTAGTTGGCCAAGAGGCACAAAGTATTGCTAAGCAATTAAGTGCGATTGATCCTGACCATGCAGTAATCTATCAAAAGAACGCTGACGACTATCAAGCCCAGGCCCAAGACCTAGTGGATAAATACCAAGATCAATTCAAAGGGCTCAAGCAAAAAACTTTTGTCACCCAGCACACAGCCTTTTCTTATTTAGCTAATCGCTTTGGTTTACGGCAATTAGGGATATCGGGGATTTCACCGGACCAAGAGCCCAGTGCCCAACAAATGGCTGAAATTCAAGACTTTGTAAAAAATTACCAGGTCAAGACCATTTTCGTTGAGCCTCAAGTGTCTACTAAAATTGCTGAGGTCATTTCCCAAGCGACGGGGGCTCAATTGGATACTTTAAGTCCCTTGGAAGCTGACCCCCAAAATGATAAAGGACTCTTAGGAAATATTGAGATGAATTTACAAACCCTCTTAAAGCATTTACAAGAAGATAAAAAGTAG
- the uidA gene encoding beta-glucuronidase yields MLYPQSNLCRSVLSLDGNWRFRIKEDQESYDPKDPLDHWLSVAVPASFNDQVADPAIRNHVGYFYYQRDFTLPKTLADQDIFLRFGSATHQAWVYVNGQKVAHHQGGFTPFECKITDAVSFSKTNRLTVLLSNILDHTTLPVGHYHEKKDDQGKIKRELDENFDFFNYAGLNRSIVIYTSSKAARLTDLTILPELNDSLDQAKVSFDVSIDSQVNDGLSYQISIYDEAEKIVVEGKANESEFYLDQPHLWQPLNAYLYTAQVDLYQDGQLVDTYRQDFGIRKIEVKNGQFLINQEPFYFKGCGKHEDSYAHGRGFDPVYNVLDINLLKSMGANSIRTSHYPYSEEMMQLCDREGIVVIDETTGVGIMSSFGFNMSNFDPNTYRDDTFQELNTQPAHEQVIRELIQRDKNHACVVMWSLANEAATFNPEAHDYFAPLFDLARSLDPQKRPLTMINILLATPDTDQCSDLVDVICLNRYYGWYTQTADFDLAEDLSLKELQDWQALYPDKPIMYTEYGVDTVAGLHAIERQPFTEEFQWDYYVMMSRVFDQVDNFVGEQLWNFADFQTKVGVQRVQGNKKGIFNRAREPKMVVRFLKERWQKIPNFNYKTKTN; encoded by the coding sequence ATGTTATATCCACAAAGCAATTTATGTCGCAGTGTCTTATCGCTCGATGGCAATTGGCGCTTCCGTATTAAAGAAGACCAAGAAAGTTATGACCCTAAGGACCCCTTAGACCATTGGCTAAGTGTTGCGGTCCCTGCCTCCTTCAATGACCAAGTGGCTGATCCAGCCATTCGCAACCATGTCGGCTACTTTTACTACCAAAGAGACTTCACCCTCCCCAAGACTTTGGCTGACCAGGATATTTTTCTCCGCTTTGGCTCTGCAACCCACCAAGCTTGGGTCTATGTCAATGGTCAGAAAGTCGCCCATCACCAAGGGGGCTTTACCCCCTTTGAGTGCAAAATTACGGACGCGGTTTCTTTTTCTAAAACTAACCGCCTAACTGTCCTACTTTCCAATATCCTTGACCACACCACCCTACCCGTGGGCCACTACCATGAAAAGAAAGATGACCAAGGAAAGATCAAACGGGAATTAGATGAGAACTTTGATTTCTTCAATTACGCCGGACTTAACCGCTCCATTGTTATCTATACCAGCTCAAAAGCTGCCCGTTTGACTGACCTCACCATCTTGCCTGAATTAAATGATTCCTTAGACCAAGCTAAAGTCAGCTTCGATGTTTCAATTGATTCCCAGGTTAATGACGGGTTATCCTATCAAATAAGTATTTATGACGAAGCTGAAAAGATAGTTGTCGAGGGGAAGGCTAATGAGAGTGAATTTTATCTAGACCAACCCCATCTCTGGCAACCACTGAACGCCTATCTCTATACTGCCCAAGTCGACCTCTACCAAGACGGCCAACTAGTGGATACTTACCGGCAAGACTTTGGTATTCGCAAAATAGAAGTTAAAAATGGCCAATTTCTAATTAACCAAGAACCATTCTATTTCAAAGGTTGTGGTAAACATGAAGATAGCTACGCCCATGGTCGCGGTTTTGATCCTGTTTATAACGTCTTAGATATTAACCTCTTAAAAAGCATGGGAGCCAACTCCATCCGTACCTCCCACTACCCTTATTCCGAAGAAATGATGCAGCTCTGTGACCGGGAAGGGATTGTCGTTATTGATGAAACCACCGGAGTGGGGATAATGTCCTCCTTTGGTTTTAATATGTCTAACTTTGACCCGAACACTTACCGCGATGACACTTTCCAAGAGCTCAATACCCAACCGGCCCATGAGCAAGTGATCCGCGAATTGATTCAAAGAGATAAAAACCACGCCTGTGTGGTGATGTGGTCCTTGGCTAATGAAGCAGCCACTTTCAACCCGGAAGCCCATGATTATTTTGCGCCACTCTTTGATTTAGCTCGGTCGCTCGACCCCCAAAAACGTCCCCTAACTATGATCAATATCCTCTTAGCTACTCCGGATACTGACCAATGTTCTGACCTAGTTGATGTTATTTGTCTTAACCGCTATTACGGTTGGTATACCCAAACCGCTGATTTTGACTTAGCTGAAGACTTGAGCCTAAAAGAATTACAAGACTGGCAAGCCCTCTATCCAGATAAACCCATCATGTACACCGAATACGGGGTTGATACGGTTGCTGGCCTCCATGCCATCGAGCGCCAACCTTTTACAGAAGAATTCCAATGGGACTACTATGTCATGATGTCTCGAGTCTTTGACCAAGTGGATAACTTTGTCGGCGAGCAGCTTTGGAATTTTGCTGACTTCCAAACCAAAGTTGGCGTTCAACGGGTTCAAGGCAACAAAAAAGGTATCTTTAACCGGGCCCGGGAACCGAAAATGGTGGTTCGTTTCCTTAAGGAGCGCTGGCAAAAGATACCAAACTTTAATTATAAAACAAAAACAAACTAG
- a CDS encoding DUF1846 domain-containing protein, producing MGKIGFDTKKYLEEQSKYIFKRVEGKDKLYLEFGGKLIGDKHAKRVLPGFDEDAKLKLLERMKDQAEIIICVYAGDIESNKMRGDYGITYDLEVLRLIDEYHALDISVNSVLITRYHGEANATNFMHNLERRGIKVYTHQEIKGYPTNVDLLGENGFEVNPYIETTKPIVVVSGPGAGSGKLATCLNQLYHEWKRGVRASYAKFETFPVWNLPLNHPVNIAYEAATVDLKDVNMIDNYHYDAYGEVAVNYNRDLKMFPVIRRILQSITHETVYQSPTDMGVNCVKAGIIDDEVVRQAANEEIIRRSFQTENDYKSGLVDEEALSRMQLIMEDSNLKQEDRVPVKEARQYAKEVQDRFNSEEDQPVMALALDDGQIVTGRSSDLMDASGAVILNSLKVLAGIADPINLLSPLILQTIQELKTGPLSDRTPILTANELLIALAISASTNPTAQMAYDQLKALDGTQAHSTYILTKDNEKTLKSLGIDVTNDPVFPNENLYYQ from the coding sequence ATGGGTAAAATTGGTTTTGACACTAAAAAGTATCTTGAAGAACAGTCAAAGTATATCTTTAAGCGCGTTGAAGGCAAGGACAAGCTCTACCTGGAATTTGGGGGAAAATTAATCGGCGATAAGCACGCCAAACGGGTCCTTCCAGGTTTCGATGAAGATGCCAAATTGAAACTCTTGGAAAGAATGAAGGACCAAGCCGAAATTATTATCTGTGTCTATGCTGGAGACATTGAAAGTAACAAGATGCGGGGCGACTATGGCATCACTTATGACCTTGAAGTCTTACGTTTAATCGACGAATACCATGCCTTAGATATTTCTGTTAACAGCGTCCTTATCACTCGCTACCATGGTGAAGCGAATGCCACAAACTTTATGCATAATCTTGAAAGACGGGGAATTAAGGTCTACACCCACCAAGAAATTAAAGGTTACCCCACTAACGTTGACCTTTTAGGGGAAAATGGTTTTGAAGTCAATCCTTATATTGAAACCACAAAACCGATTGTGGTTGTCTCTGGGCCAGGTGCCGGCTCTGGGAAACTAGCCACCTGCCTTAACCAACTCTACCATGAATGGAAACGCGGGGTTCGAGCTTCCTACGCCAAATTTGAAACCTTCCCAGTTTGGAACCTCCCCCTCAACCACCCTGTTAATATTGCCTATGAAGCAGCTACGGTGGACTTAAAAGACGTCAATATGATTGATAACTATCACTACGATGCCTATGGAGAAGTCGCTGTTAATTATAACCGTGACTTGAAGATGTTCCCAGTTATCCGCCGCATCTTACAAAGCATTACCCACGAAACTGTCTACCAATCCCCTACTGATATGGGTGTGAACTGTGTCAAAGCTGGCATTATTGATGATGAAGTGGTCCGTCAGGCAGCTAATGAAGAAATCATCCGACGTTCCTTCCAAACAGAAAACGATTATAAGAGTGGTCTGGTCGATGAAGAAGCCTTGTCACGGATGCAATTAATTATGGAAGACTCCAACCTCAAGCAAGAAGACCGCGTTCCTGTCAAAGAAGCACGCCAATATGCTAAAGAAGTCCAAGATCGCTTCAATTCCGAAGAAGACCAACCCGTCATGGCCTTGGCTTTAGATGATGGTCAAATTGTTACTGGACGTAGCAGTGACCTGATGGACGCCTCAGGTGCAGTCATCCTAAACAGCTTAAAGGTACTAGCTGGCATCGCTGACCCGATTAACTTGCTATCACCACTCATTTTACAAACCATTCAAGAACTCAAAACTGGCCCTTTAAGTGACCGGACACCGATCCTAACGGCTAATGAACTACTCATTGCCCTAGCTATTTCAGCGTCAACCAATCCAACCGCCCAAATGGCTTATGACCAATTAAAAGCCCTGGATGGCACCCAAGCTCACTCAACCTACATACTCACTAAAGACAATGAAAAAACCTTAAAGAGTTTAGGTATCGATGTCACTAATGACCCCGTCTTCCCTAATGAAAATCTCTATTATCAATAA
- a CDS encoding TrkA family potassium uptake protein — protein MSKANRVIGVMGLGLFGSALVKRLATKGIDVIACDRMEKHVNDLEDCLTIGSVGDFTDLDFMREAGFGNCDIIVIGTGENLEAAVLGVINCQELGVNHIICKAKNQRFAQALLALGVSRVILPEEESGYHIADVISRQSIEDLINLDEETAIVEFRAPEKWVNVTLDELDVRQKYDLNIIGIRQHLKETLNTQFQPDYRFAKDDIIVAVANNEKFDQIDYLERL, from the coding sequence ATGAGTAAAGCAAATCGTGTTATTGGTGTTATGGGCTTAGGCCTCTTTGGTTCTGCCTTGGTTAAGCGGCTAGCGACCAAGGGGATTGATGTGATTGCTTGTGACCGCATGGAAAAACATGTCAACGACTTGGAAGATTGTCTAACTATAGGTAGTGTAGGAGACTTTACTGACCTCGACTTTATGCGAGAAGCTGGTTTTGGAAATTGCGATATTATTGTGATTGGAACCGGGGAAAACCTCGAGGCTGCCGTTCTCGGTGTGATTAACTGCCAAGAATTAGGGGTCAACCATATTATCTGTAAGGCGAAGAACCAACGTTTTGCCCAAGCTTTGTTAGCTTTAGGGGTTTCGCGAGTGATTCTTCCTGAAGAGGAATCAGGTTACCATATTGCCGATGTTATCAGTCGCCAATCCATTGAAGACCTGATTAATCTGGATGAAGAAACTGCTATTGTTGAATTCCGGGCTCCGGAAAAATGGGTCAATGTCACTTTGGATGAATTAGACGTTAGACAAAAATATGATCTCAATATTATTGGCATTAGACAACATTTAAAGGAAACCCTAAATACCCAATTCCAACCGGATTATCGTTTTGCTAAAGACGATATTATCGTGGCTGTAGCCAATAATGAAAAATTTGATCAAATTGATTACTTAGAACGTTTATAA
- a CDS encoding TrkH family potassium uptake protein, protein MLNFFKRLNVSQKIAFSFMIVILVGSLLLSLPIAHTATSTATYLDHLFISVSAVCVTGLWTESIYDSYNIIGQMVMLALIQTGGLGLMTIIGSIYHTIGQNIGLKNQIATGAALNHSENYKIGDFLTRIIRYTAIIEGAGFILLSTYFVPRFGWVKGLWNSLFTAISAFCNAGFDIMGNNSLIDLKTVPVLNWTIMALIVLGGIGFSVWFDITNQIKNYAKKSNGHKLSFYFKHLSPHTKLVLIVTSLVILTGTSLFLLVEWNNPGTIGPLSLGDKIMTAFFQTITMRTAGFATVDYTACRPVSLLLFVLTMFIGGGAGGTAGGLKVTTFALTIMLALREVRQIKHVNFERHTIPDAAVRQSFTIALMYVSALFIGSALLLTFDPGQRYLHLLFEAISALATVGVSAGLTPNLSLASHIVLMLLMFVGRIGPMTMALSLRRNRNNYDIRYAKTNILIG, encoded by the coding sequence ATGTTAAATTTCTTTAAGCGCTTAAATGTTTCTCAAAAGATTGCTTTTTCTTTCATGATTGTGATTTTAGTAGGGTCATTACTCTTATCACTACCGATCGCCCATACGGCGACTTCTACTGCAACTTATTTAGACCATTTGTTTATTTCGGTATCAGCCGTTTGTGTGACTGGTTTATGGACCGAATCCATTTATGATTCGTATAATATTATCGGACAAATGGTGATGCTAGCCCTGATCCAAACGGGTGGCTTGGGCTTGATGACCATTATTGGGTCCATCTACCATACCATTGGGCAAAATATCGGTTTGAAAAATCAAATAGCCACTGGCGCGGCCCTTAACCACAGTGAAAATTACAAAATTGGCGACTTCCTAACCCGAATTATTCGCTATACGGCGATTATTGAGGGGGCTGGCTTTATCTTATTGTCGACCTACTTTGTGCCTCGCTTCGGCTGGGTTAAGGGGCTCTGGAATAGTCTCTTTACAGCCATCTCAGCTTTCTGTAATGCTGGTTTTGATATTATGGGAAACAATTCCCTAATTGACCTAAAGACAGTGCCGGTATTAAATTGGACCATCATGGCCCTCATTGTCCTGGGGGGGATTGGTTTCAGTGTTTGGTTCGATATCACTAATCAAATCAAAAATTATGCTAAAAAAAGTAATGGACACAAATTGAGTTTTTATTTTAAACACTTAAGTCCCCACACCAAGTTAGTTCTTATCGTTACTAGCTTAGTTATTCTGACTGGAACCTCTTTATTTTTACTAGTGGAGTGGAATAATCCTGGTACTATTGGGCCGTTATCGCTTGGAGATAAGATTATGACTGCCTTTTTCCAAACCATCACTATGCGTACTGCCGGCTTTGCCACTGTGGATTACACGGCCTGCCGCCCAGTGTCCTTGTTGCTCTTTGTTCTTACCATGTTCATTGGTGGGGGGGCCGGGGGTACTGCCGGTGGGTTAAAGGTAACCACCTTTGCCTTAACCATCATGCTAGCCTTGCGCGAGGTGCGGCAAATTAAGCATGTCAACTTTGAGCGGCATACGATCCCAGATGCAGCGGTTCGTCAATCTTTTACCATAGCTTTAATGTATGTTAGCGCTCTCTTCATTGGGTCGGCCTTATTACTAACTTTTGATCCAGGCCAGCGCTACTTACACTTGTTATTTGAAGCCATTTCAGCCTTGGCGACAGTTGGGGTCTCTGCTGGCTTGACGCCTAACCTTTCCCTAGCTAGCCACATTGTTTTAATGCTATTAATGTTTGTTGGCCGTATCGGTCCGATGACCATGGCTTTAAGTTTGAGACGGAATCGGAACAATTATGATATTCGCTATGCGAAGACCAATATTCTTATTGGATAG
- a CDS encoding DUF4298 domain-containing protein, which translates to MESEARIQAMENHADRVAALLTDFSKSLEAYAKSQAAVNKLSDYYGSEEWYRDFEVSNQGVLPSDLKCGVLSEDQVYNLLTDNYELAIRMLEIATQVIQNY; encoded by the coding sequence ATGGAATCAGAAGCTAGAATCCAGGCGATGGAAAACCATGCCGATCGAGTGGCCGCTTTACTTACTGATTTTTCTAAGTCTTTAGAGGCATATGCTAAGAGTCAAGCTGCCGTAAATAAACTTAGCGATTATTATGGGAGTGAAGAATGGTATCGTGATTTTGAGGTTTCTAACCAGGGAGTTCTTCCTAGTGACTTAAAATGTGGTGTGCTTTCTGAGGATCAAGTCTATAATTTACTTACAGATAATTATGAATTAGCTATTCGTATGCTAGAAATAGCCACACAAGTTATTCAAAATTATTAA
- the pstB gene encoding phosphate ABC transporter ATP-binding protein PstB — translation MSAHNMDLWYGNFQALEDIDIEIYEKQVTALIGPSGSGKSTFLKSLNRMNDLVDGCRIDGTIELEGKNIYDKNINLNLLRKEVGMVFQQPNPFPMSIYDNVAYGPRTHGIRDKNELDQIVEESLRGAAIWDEVKDDLSKSGLAISGGQQQRVCIARALAVKPEVLLMDEPTSALDPISTLKIEDLINDLKEEYTIVIVTHNMQQAARVSDYTAFFYADPELGGGHSRIIEYGPTEQIFNNPQQEQTADYVAGRFG, via the coding sequence ATGAGTGCCCATAATATGGACCTCTGGTATGGTAATTTCCAGGCTTTGGAAGATATTGATATTGAAATTTATGAAAAACAAGTGACTGCTTTGATCGGACCTTCTGGATCAGGAAAATCCACCTTTCTTAAATCTTTAAACCGTATGAATGACCTGGTTGATGGTTGCCGGATTGACGGAACCATTGAATTAGAAGGTAAAAATATTTATGATAAAAATATCAACCTTAATCTTTTACGTAAGGAAGTAGGAATGGTTTTCCAACAACCTAACCCTTTCCCAATGAGTATTTATGATAACGTGGCTTACGGGCCTCGTACCCACGGTATCCGTGATAAAAATGAACTTGATCAAATTGTGGAAGAATCCTTACGTGGTGCAGCTATTTGGGACGAAGTCAAGGATGACTTGTCTAAGAGTGGTTTAGCTATTTCTGGTGGGCAACAACAACGGGTATGTATTGCGCGTGCCTTAGCCGTTAAACCAGAAGTCTTACTCATGGACGAACCCACTTCAGCCTTGGACCCAATATCCACTTTGAAGATTGAAGACTTAATTAACGATCTTAAAGAAGAATATACCATTGTTATCGTGACCCATAACATGCAACAAGCTGCCCGGGTATCCGACTATACTGCCTTCTTCTATGCTGATCCCGAATTAGGTGGTGGCCATTCTAGAATTATCGAATATGGCCCAACGGAACAAATCTTCAACAATCCCCAACAAGAACAAACTGCCGACTATGTGGCTGGTCGTTTTGGTTAG
- the pstA gene encoding phosphate ABC transporter permease PstA, whose protein sequence is MADKLLRALTYLFTLFTFGWLFFIILYVLVKGVPYLSPELFAWNYTTENVSMMPSIITTIYIVLGSLLIAVPLGVFAGFYLVEYAGKNNKWVEAIRIATDTLTGVPSIVYGLFGMLAFVLAAQFQYSVLAGILTMAIMVLPLIIRNTEEGLMSVNDSLRFASYGLGAGKLRTIFRIVLPVAMPGILSGVILAIGRIVGETAALMYTLGTSTSLPKSLFSSGRTLALHMFVLSTEGLHRNEAMATGVVLLILVLIINGTSTWLSNKLGAQGGQQ, encoded by the coding sequence ATGGCAGATAAATTACTACGTGCTTTGACTTATCTCTTTACCTTATTTACTTTTGGTTGGTTATTTTTCATTATTCTCTATGTTCTAGTAAAAGGGGTTCCTTATTTATCACCAGAACTATTTGCTTGGAATTATACCACTGAGAATGTGTCGATGATGCCTTCTATCATCACCACCATTTACATTGTTCTAGGTTCCTTACTCATTGCAGTGCCTTTAGGAGTCTTTGCTGGCTTCTACTTGGTAGAATATGCTGGTAAAAATAATAAATGGGTGGAAGCCATTCGAATTGCTACAGATACCTTGACAGGGGTACCTTCCATTGTGTATGGTTTATTCGGTATGCTTGCCTTTGTTTTGGCAGCACAATTCCAGTATTCCGTTTTAGCCGGGATTTTAACCATGGCAATCATGGTATTACCCTTAATTATCCGTAATACCGAAGAAGGTTTAATGTCAGTTAACGATAGCTTACGCTTTGCCTCATATGGCTTAGGGGCAGGCAAGTTACGGACCATCTTTAGGATCGTTTTACCAGTGGCTATGCCAGGGATCTTATCAGGGGTTATCTTGGCTATTGGGCGTATCGTAGGTGAAACGGCAGCTCTTATGTATACCTTAGGGACTTCGACTAGCTTACCAAAATCACTCTTTTCATCCGGGAGAACCTTAGCCTTACATATGTTCGTGCTTTCCACTGAAGGCTTACACCGTAACGAAGCGATGGCAACGGGTGTGGTATTGCTGATCTTAGTTTTAATTATTAATGGAACATCAACATGGCTATCCAATAAATTGGGAGCACAAGGAGGACAACAATAA
- the pstC gene encoding phosphate ABC transporter permease subunit PstC, whose protein sequence is MQKNTLEVVMKWIFFICAAVSILALLAICYFIFAGSIPFLSDYGLGNFLFGSSWRPRQGNFGIAPMIVGSFYVTLLAIAIGVPAGIFTAVFMAFYCPKKLHTWLKPAVNLMAGIPSIVYGYFGLVVLVPAVRSFCQSLGISSTGMSVFTAGLVLGIMILPTIITTSESSLRAVPKSYYQASVGLGATHDRTAYRIMLPAARSGVLAAVILGIGRAVGETMAVIMVAGNQAIFPQGLFKGVRTMTTNIMLEMAYASGTHRDALIATGAVLFVVILIINGVLAIVNRKGGNH, encoded by the coding sequence ATGCAGAAGAATACTTTAGAAGTCGTCATGAAATGGATCTTTTTCATCTGTGCGGCTGTTTCAATTTTAGCATTATTAGCTATTTGTTATTTCATTTTTGCGGGAAGTATTCCTTTCTTGTCGGATTATGGACTAGGAAACTTCTTGTTTGGTTCTAGCTGGCGCCCGCGTCAGGGAAACTTTGGAATTGCTCCAATGATTGTTGGTTCTTTTTATGTGACTCTCTTAGCGATTGCTATTGGTGTCCCTGCAGGAATTTTTACTGCGGTCTTTATGGCCTTCTATTGTCCCAAGAAACTCCATACCTGGTTGAAACCTGCTGTTAACTTGATGGCCGGGATTCCTTCCATTGTCTATGGGTATTTTGGCTTAGTGGTTCTGGTTCCAGCTGTTCGTAGTTTTTGCCAGTCTCTAGGCATTTCAAGCACCGGGATGAGCGTTTTTACAGCGGGTTTAGTTTTAGGAATTATGATTTTACCAACCATTATTACCACTTCTGAATCATCCCTAAGAGCGGTTCCTAAGTCCTACTATCAAGCCTCTGTTGGTCTGGGAGCGACCCATGATCGAACAGCTTATCGGATTATGTTGCCAGCGGCTCGGTCAGGGGTTCTTGCGGCGGTTATCTTAGGTATTGGTCGTGCGGTGGGAGAAACCATGGCGGTAATTATGGTTGCTGGTAACCAGGCCATTTTCCCACAAGGCCTCTTCAAAGGGGTCAGAACCATGACCACTAACATTATGTTAGAAATGGCTTATGCTTCTGGGACTCACCGTGATGCCCTGATCGCGACAGGGGCAGTCTTATTTGTGGTTATCTTAATCATCAATGGTGTACTAGCTATTGTAAACCGTAAAGGAGGCAACCACTAA
- a CDS encoding substrate-binding domain-containing protein yields MALKFKPLGKLVMALGVTATLAACGNGGNGGSEGSNTADGGSESAADFSGTINVTTREEGSGTRDAFQEIIDFEEPVASALVQNGTDQVISYVAGDTYSIGYISLGSMNDTVKALKIDGVEATEENVANDSYKIARSFNIVYPGELEGAAKDFHDFIFSKEGQDIVLENGYVPVKSDAEAYSGDGSASGNINIAGSTSVGPVMEKLKEAYEEKNPNVQINITQNGSGAGITGAQEGTADIGMASRELKEDETGVTAEAIAKDGIAVIVNKENPTDDLSVDQIRGIYTGEILDWSELNQ; encoded by the coding sequence ATGGCATTGAAATTCAAACCACTAGGTAAGTTAGTTATGGCTTTAGGTGTAACAGCTACTTTAGCTGCTTGTGGCAATGGGGGCAACGGCGGTTCTGAAGGCTCAAATACTGCAGATGGTGGTAGTGAATCAGCTGCTGACTTCTCAGGTACTATTAACGTAACCACTCGTGAAGAAGGTTCCGGGACCCGTGATGCTTTCCAAGAAATCATCGATTTTGAAGAACCAGTAGCGTCTGCTTTAGTGCAAAACGGTACTGACCAAGTGATTTCCTATGTAGCTGGAGATACATACTCCATTGGATACATCTCCCTTGGTTCCATGAACGATACCGTGAAAGCCTTGAAGATTGACGGTGTCGAAGCAACTGAAGAAAATGTTGCCAATGACAGCTACAAGATTGCTCGTTCTTTCAACATTGTTTACCCTGGTGAATTAGAAGGCGCAGCTAAAGACTTCCATGACTTTATCTTCTCTAAAGAAGGGCAAGACATTGTCTTAGAAAATGGTTATGTTCCTGTGAAGTCTGACGCTGAAGCATATAGCGGTGATGGTTCTGCGAGTGGTAACATTAATATCGCTGGTTCAACTTCTGTTGGTCCGGTTATGGAAAAACTAAAAGAAGCTTATGAAGAAAAGAATCCAAATGTTCAAATTAACATTACCCAAAATGGTTCTGGTGCAGGGATTACCGGTGCTCAAGAAGGTACAGCTGATATCGGTATGGCTTCTCGTGAATTAAAAGAAGACGAAACTGGTGTAACAGCTGAAGCAATTGCTAAAGATGGTATTGCAGTAATCGTCAACAAGGAAAACCCAACAGATGATTTATCTGTAGACCAAATTAGAGGAATTTATACAGGAGAAATTCTTGACTGGTCAGAGCTAAATCAATAA